GAGCTCAACCTGCACACGCCGCACGACGGGGTGCGGCTGCGACTCGGTGAGCCGGCCACCGCCATCGACCGGGTCAGACGGGTGGTGACCACCGCCGTCGGCGAGTACCGCTACGACATGCTGGTGCTGGCCACCGGGTCGTACGCGTTCGTGCCGCCGGTGCCCGGAGTGGAGCTGCCCGGGGTCTTCGTCTACCGGACCCTGGACGATCTGGCGGCGATCCGGGCTTATGCGCAGGGTCGGCGGGCCGGTGCGGTGATCGGCGGTGGGCTGCTCGGTCTGGAGGCGGCGAACGCCCTGCGGTTGCTGGGCCTCAGCACCGACGTGGTCGAATTCGCGCCCCGGCTGATGCCGGTGCAGGTGGATCAGGCCGGCGGCGCGATGCTCCGTCGCTACGTCGACGACCTGGGCGTACGGACCCATCTCGGGGTGGCGACCACCGCCATCCGATCCGGCCCGGACGGCGGCGTCGCAGCCCTGGCCCTCTCCGACGGTGGTGCCATCGACGCCGAACTGGTGGTGGTCGCCGCCGGGATCCGGCCTCGGGACCAGTTGGCTCGGGACGCCGGCCTGCCCCTGGGTCCACGCGGCGGGGTGCTGGTCGACGCGACCTGCCGCAGCGCCGACGAGCGGATCTGGGCGGTCGGTGAGTGCGCGGCGGTCGACGGCACCTGCCACGGTCTGGTCGCCCCGGGGTACGCGACGGCCGAGGTGGTGGCCGACCGGCTCGTCGGCGGCGCGGCGACCTTCCCGGGTGCCGACACCGCCACCAAGCTCAAGCTGCTCGGCGTCGACGTTGCCTCGTTCGGTGACGCGCACGGCACGACCCCGGGCTGCCTGGACGTCACGTTCACCGACCCGGCCACCCGGGTCTACGCGAAGCTGGTGCTCTCCGACGACGCGCACACCCTGCTCGGCGGGGTGCTGGTCGGTGATGCCAGCGCGTACCCGACGTTGCGGGCCAGCGTGGGTGGCCCGCTGCCGGCCGCGCCACTGGCGCTGCTCGCCCCGGACGGCGGCGGGGCGGACGCCGGTGCGTTGCCCACCACCGCCCAGGTCTGCTCCTGCAACGCGGTGACCCGGGGCGACGTGGACGCCGCCATCGCCGACGGCTGCACCGACGTGCCGGCGTTGAAGGCGTGCACCAGGGCCGGCACCAGCTGCGGTTCCTGTGTTCCGACCCTGAAGCAGCTCCTGGACGCGGCCGGGGTGGCGCAGTCCAGCGCGCTCTGCGAGCACTTCGACGTGAGCCGGCGGGAGCTGTTCGAGATCGTCCGCGTACGCGGCATCCGCACCTTCTCCCGGCTGGTCGCCGAGCACGGTCGGGGGCGTGGCTGCGACATCTGCAAGCCGGTGGTGGCGTCGATCCTCGCGTCGCTGGGCAGCGGTCACGTGCTCGACGGTGAACAGGCGTCGTTGCAGGACACCAACGACCACTTCCTGGCCAACCTGCAACGCGACGGCAGCTACTCGGTGGTGCCCCGGATCCCGGGCGGCGAGATCACCCCGGAGAAGCTGATCGTGATCGGCGAGGTCGCCCGGGACTTCCAGCTCTACACCAAAATCACCGGCGGGCAGCGGATCGACCTGTTCGGGGCGCGGGTCGAGCAGCTACCGCAGATCTGGCGGCGGCTGGTCGATGCCGGCTTCGAGTCCGGCCACGCGTACGGCAAGGCGCTGCGGACGGTGAAGTCCTGTGTGGGCGAGACCTGGTGCCGGTACGGAGTGCAGGACTCGGTGGGGCTGGCCATCGCGCTGGAGTTGCGCTATCGAGGGCTGCGCGCCCCACACAAGATCAAGTCTGCGGTCTCCGGTTGCGCCCGCGAGTGCGCCGAGGCGCGCAGCAAGGACTTCGGCATCATCGCCACCGAGACCGGCTGGAATCTCTACGTCGGTGGCAACGGCGGCTTCCGGCCCCGACACGCCGACCTGTTCGCCACCGACCTGTCCACGGAAGCGCTGATCACGCTGATCGACAGATTCTTGATCTACTACATTCGCACCGCCGACCGGCTGCAACGCACCGCGGGCTGGGTCGAGGCGCTGGACGGCGGTCTGGACCATCTGCGCTCGGTGATCGTGGACGACTCGTTGGGGCTCTGCGCCGAGTTGGACGCCGCGATGGCCCGGCACGTGGCGACGTACTCCGACGAGTGGCGCGACGTGCTCGACGACCCGGACCGGCTACGCCGCTACACCTCCTTCGTCAACGCTCCCGACGTGCCCGACCCGTCGATCACCTTCAGCCAGGAACGCGGCCAGCCGGTGCCAGCCGGCGACTCTCAACCGGCCCGACCACTGCCGACCGACGGTCACCGTCGGCAGCCGGTCACGCTGGGACTACCGGAGGTACGGCGATGACTCAGACCATCACGCTGAGCTGGACCACCATCTGCCCGCTCGACCGCCTCGAACCGGACCGGGGCGTCGCCGCCCTGGTCGACGGGGCACAGGTCGCCCTCTTCCGCACCCCGGACGGGCTGTTCGCGATCGACAACCGCGACCCGGTCTCCGGGGCGTACGTGCTGTCGCGGGGCATCGTCGGCAGCCGTGGCGGAGTGCCGACGGTCGCCTCACCGCTGCACAAGCAGGTGTACGACCTGCGCAGCGGGCACTGCCTCGATCTGCCCGGGGTGGCCGTGGCCCGGCACGACGCGCGTTGCCGCGACGGGCTGGTCGAGGTGCGGTTACGACAGGAGGGCTGATGCGGGAAGAACTGGCGGGCTTCACCATCGGGGTGACCGCCGACCGGCGGCGCGACGAGTTGGCCGCGCTGCTCGAACGGCGGGGTGCCCGCGTCGTGCTCGCCCCGGCGTTGCGGATCGTGCCGTTGTCCGACGACACCGAGCTGCGCGAGGCGACCCGCGCCTGCCTCGAACAGCCGCCGGACATCCTGATGGCCAACACCGGCATCGGCATGCGCGGGTGGCTGGAGGCGGCCGAGGGTTGGGGGCTGGCCGAGCCGTTGCGCTCGGTGCTGGCCAGCTCGTACGTGGTGGCCCGCGGCCCGAAGGCGCGCGGCGCGATCCGTGCGGCTGGGCTGCACGACCAGTGGTCGCCCGCGTCGGAGAGCTGCGACGAGGTGGTCAACCACCTGCGCCGGCGCGGCGTGGCCGGGCAGGTGATCGCCATGCAGCTGCACGGTGAGCGGCAGCCCGAATGCACGCTCGCACTGGAGGCTGCCGGTGCCACGGTGATCGAGGTGCCGGTCTACCGCTGGGCCCCGCCGAGCGACCCGGCACCGCTGCACCGGTTGATCGACCTGATCGCCGGCCGGCTGGTGGACGCGGTGACCTTCACCTCGGCGCCGGCCGCCGAGGCGCTGCTGCGGGCGGCCGGGGACCGTACCGACGCGGTGTTGTCCGCGTTCCGCGGCGACGTACTGGCCAGCTGCGTCGGCGCGGTGACGGCCGAGCCGCTGCTGCGGCACGGGGTGCCGGTGAGCGCCCCGGGTCGGGCCCGGCTGGGGGCGCTGGTGCGGACCATCGTCGACGAGTTGCCCCGCAGGACCGTGACGTTCAAGGCCGGCGGGCACCTGCTCACGCTGCGCGGGCACGCCGCGGTCATCGACGGCGAGTTGCGACCACTCGCTCCCGCCCCGATGGCGGTGTTGCGGGCGCTGGCGCAGTCCCCCGGCCGGGTGCTGTCCCGCACGGCGCTGCTGCGGACGCTGCCGCGGGGTGCGGATGAGCACGCGGTGGAGATGGCCGTGGCCCGCCTACGGGCCGGCCTCCGCGCGCCCCGCGTGGTGCAGACCATCGTGAAGCGCGGCTACCGGCTCCAGGTCGACTGACGCGTCACGGCCGGCTGGTGTGTGTGCCGGCCGTGACGCGGCGGTTCAGCCGACCGGCGTGGGGAAGCCCCGACCGTGCTCGGACTGGAGCCGAAGCATGGCGTGCTCCACGACCGTCACCAGCACCTGCTTGACCGAATCCCGGTGCCGGGCGTCGGTCATCACCAGCGGCACCTGTGGCGAGATGGCCAGTGCCTCGCGGACCTCCTCCAGCTCGTACTGGGGAGCGCCGTCGAAATGGTTCAGGGCCACCACGTACGGCAGGTTGCGGTTCTCGAAGTAGTCGAGCGGGGCGAACGCGTCGGTGATCCGGCGCGTGTCCACCAGCACGGCGGCACCCACCGCACCTCGGATGATCTCGTCCCACATGAACCAGAACCGGGTCTGACCAGGTGTACCGAAGAGGTACAGGATCAGATCCTGAGCCATGGTGATTCGGCCGAAGTCCATGGCGACCGTGGTGGTCTCCTTGCCCGGCACCTTGGACGGGTCGTCGATGCCGACACCCGCCGCGGTCATCAACGCCTCGGTGGTCAGCGGCGTGATCTCGGAGATCGCCCCGACCAGTGTCGTCTTACCGACGCCGAAGCCGCCCGCGACGACGATCTTCGCGGAGACGATTCCCCGGCCCGGCCGCCCCCCAGCGGGGTCATAGCCTGCGAAGTCCACTTAGCACCCTTCCAAGCAGTTCCATCCGCTCCTCGAACCCCTCGGCGGGAGCAGCAGTGTGTAACATCAGCAGGCTCTCGGCCACCATGTCGGCGACCAACACCCGGGCGACGCCCAGCGGCATCCGGGTGTACGCGGCGATCTCCGCCAGCGACTGTGCTCGGCCCTCACAGACCGTGGCGATGCGGTGCTTGTCATGCCCGGCGAAGCGGGACTCGGCGACCTGGGTGGGAGACGCGGTGAGGACGGCTTCCAGGGCGATGTCCTGGCGAGGTTCGGTACGACCACGGGTGACCGCGTACGGACGTACCAGTGCGCCGCGCGGGTCAGCGCGTCGTTGGTCCATTCCCGGTCACCTCCTCGTCCATTGTGGAGCCGGACCTCGCCGCCTCCCGTCCCTGCCTCGGCGCGCGGTCCGAGCGCCGTCCTACCCTGCTACGAGCGCACCGCGTCCCGCGGAAGAGGCACCAGCGCGGCACCCACCCGCTCGACCAGCAGCGCCATTTCGTAGCCCACCTGGCCGACGTCGCAACTGCGCGCGGCCAGGACGGCCATCGACGAGCCGTCACTGATCGACATCAGGAAGAGATACCCGCTGTCCATCTCGATGACTGTCTGCAACACCCCACCCGCGCTGAACATCCGGGCCGCGCCCTCGGTCAGGCTCACTACGCCGGAGGTGATCGCGGCGAGCTGGTCCGCCCGGTCCCCCGGCAGATCCCGGGAGGAGGCGAGCAGCAGCCCGTCGGCGGACACCGCCACCACGTGGGCGATGCCCGCCACGCTGTCGGCGAAGTTGGTGAGCAGCCAACCCATGTCCTGCATGGCAGCTGGCCTGTTCATCGGCTCTCCTTGGTCGAGGTGCTGTTCAGGTCCGTTCCGGCCGTCCGACCGCGCTGCACACCGCGGTGGTAGGCCGACAACAGACCGCGTACTTCATCGGGGGTCCGCCGGCTGCGGTCCCGGCCGCTCTTCGGTTCGATGCCGCCCGGTACGAGCTGCTGCTGCGGCACCCGCTTGGGCAGCCCGGAGCGGGTGGTCCCGGCGGGAGCCGGCTCGGCGGCCTGGCTGGCCCGCGACCAGCCCTCGTCCGCCGCCGTCCGCCAGGCGTGCGGGTCCGCGGCGGGGGCGGTGGGAGCCGCCGGTGCCGTGGGGGCAGCCGGCGCCGTCCGGGCGGCAGGCGGTGGGGAGTACGACGGCGGCGTGCCGAGCCCGCCGGTGGTCGCGCTGCCGCGCCCCCCGGTGGCCGGCGCGGTGCTGCCGTCGGTGTTGGAGTTACCCGGGGTGCGGGTCGGCAGTGGCGGTCGGGCCGGCGCGGCGGCCGGCACGGACGCGGCACTCGGCTGACGGCCGTTGCCCGTGCGCAGCCCGGCATCGGCCGGAGCTGCGGCGGGCGCTGGCGGCTCGTCGAACTTGGGCCGGGTGAAGATCGCGGTGGCGTCGTCGCCGTGCGACCGGAACCAGACCGCCTCCATCTCCCGGAAGATCGGTGCCTCGGCGGGGAATTCGGGCCGGGAGCTGACCGGAGCGGCGGGCACCGACGGCGCGGCGGGCGGTGCCACCGCTCCGGGGCCGGCGACCGGCCCGACCGGCAGACCCTGGGCGCTGCGCCCGTCCGCGGCATCCGCGGTCGAACCACGCCGGGGCAGCGAATCGATGGTCGGGTAGGCCACGGTCGGGCTGCCCATCGAGGCGCCCCCGCCGTTGCTGTACGCGGGCCGTGCCGGCGGGAGTGGGGCGACGGGAGCCGGGGCGGCCGGCGCCGTCGAACGCGTGCCCGTGTAGCCACCCGCCTGGACGGCCGGGGTGGTGTCCCGGGAGTCCAGCGGGGACTGCCACTGGGCGGGAGCCGGCGCGTTGGTCCGCCACTGGTCGGGCAGCGTGGCCGCCGACGTCGCGGCACCGGCGAGCTGCTCGGTGTGACCGACCGGAGTGAGCGGAGTCTGCTCCACGGCCATCGGCTGACGTGGCCGGCTGAGCACCTGCTCGCGGCCCCGGTTGGTGGGCAGCACCACGGTGGCGGCCGGCAACGTCACCTGGGCGACGGTGCCGCCCTCGACGTTGCGGCGCAGCTCGACCCGGATGCCGTAGCGGGCGGCGAGCCGACTCACCACGGCCAGACCCATCAGCCGGAACGCGGCGACATCGACGCTCGGCGGAGCGGCCAACCGGCGGTTGAGCGAGTCGAGCTGCTCGTCGGTGAGGCCGAGCCCGCGGTCCTCGATCTGGATCAGGACGTAGTCACGGATCCGACGACCGTCGGCGACCACAGTGGTGTTCGGCGGTGAGAACCGGGTCGCGTTGTCGAGCAGCTCGGCGACGAGGCGTACCACGTCGTTGACCGCGTTCGCGGCCACCGAGATGTCGGTGTCCACCGTCCCGAACTCGATGCGGTTGTACAGCTCGACCTCGGACTGGGCGGCGCGCAGCACGTCGACCACCAGCGCGTCGTCGCGGCGCGGCACGGCCGAGTCGGCGCCGGCCAGGACCAGCAGGTTCTCGTCGTTGCGGCGCATTCGAGTGGCCAGGTGGTCAAGCTCGAAGAGCTGCGCGAGCCGCTTCGGGTCCTCCTCGCCACGCTCGATCGCGTCCAGTTCGCCGATCATCCGGTCGACCAGGGTCTGACTACGACGTGCCAGGTTGAGGAACATCGCCGAGACGCTGGTACGCAACGCGGCCTGCTCGGCTGCGACCCGTACCGCCTCCCGGTGGACGACGTTGAAGGCCAACGCCACCTGACCGACCTCGTCGCGGCTGTTCAGCTGGATCGGGTCCCGGACCTGGCGGACGATCTCGTCCACTCCGCCGTCGCCGACGCTGCCCATGTTCTGCAGCCGCTGCACCGCGTCGGGCAGGTCGTGGTTGGCCACCGAGAGCGCACCCTCACGCAGCCGGCGCAACGAGTGGTTGAGCGAACGGGCCAGCACCACGGCCAGCGACACGGCGATGATCAGCGTCAGCAGCACCAGGACCGACTCGATCACGGCCTGCCGGATGACGTCCGCGCGTGCCTGATCGGCCTGCTGGAACAGGCGGTCCTGCAGTTGGATCTCGGCCCAGCGCATCAGGTCGTTCACGGCGCCGATGGCGGCGGTGGCGTCCTGCGCGGTGACCAGCGGGCGCTGCCCGACCGAGCGGGTGATGTCGGTGGCCACCCGGTCGGCCAGGCCGACCGCGTCACCGGAGACGGTGCTGTCGACAAGTGCTCGCTGCACCGGGTCGGCGGCCAGGGAGAAGGCGACCAGGGCCTCCTGCTGGCTGGTCAGGGTGGCCACGAACGAGGAGAACTGCTCCGAGTCGAGCTGGCCCGCCGTCAGCGCGGTGAAGGCGACCGCCTCCTCCTCGGCGACCGAAGCCTTGGCGCGGGCGAAGGCGGAGACCGCGCGGCGGCTGTCCGACAGGCTCTCGTCGCCGGGCAACTGGGCCAGGCCGTCGCCGTAGGCAACCAGGTCGGTGAGGATGACCCCGTAGCGGAGCACCGCCTCGGCCACCGCCATCTGCCGGCGGTCCAGCACCTCCTGGCGAGTGCCATCCAGAGTGGACAGATGACTGTCGATGGCGGCCAGGCGGTCCCGCAGGGCCGTCGGCACCTCGCCGACCCGGCCTCGCTCGGCGCGGTACTCGTCCACCTGCCGCTGGGTCTCACGGACCCGCAGGTTGTACGCGTCGGCCGGCTGCTGCGGAGTGGCCAGGTAGGCGGCTGCGGCCATCCGTTCGGCCTGGAGGTCCTGCGTGAGAGCGCTGACGTCGATGGAGAGGGCCGTCAGGGACCGGGCCTGGGTGGCGTCGAAGGCGCCCTCGCCAACGGAGATCAGGCGGACCGTGGCCAGCGCGATCACCGCCGCCACCGGGACGACAAGAATCAACGCCAGCTTGGACCGGATCCGGGCGTCCCGCAGGCGCGGCAACCGTCGGCGCGTAGGCCGACCGCTGTCACCGAGCGCGGGCAGGGTCGTCGGTCCGGTGCTCACGACATCGCCTCCGTCGTTTCTTCCCCGCCTGAGCCGCCGAGCCATGCCGTAAGCGGAGGGGACCACGCGCGGCACGGCCGCGATTTCATCAGAGAAGATCCTGTTTGGGAAGCCGCAGTGAGGTAGGAAACGGTCGGACGGAGCGCATCCCGTGATCCGGGCAACTGATACCTTCATTTCCGCAAGCCCCTGAACAGGGCATGTAACTCCTGAGTGGTCACGCGTGTATGCAAAGTGAGCTTTTGCAAACATTGCGTTACCCCAGCATGTGGGATGGCCGTCCCGAAAATGCTGGCGGGGTCCGCGCTTGACCACAGCGCCGGCCATTGGCAAGGTTTTGCAGGCTTCGCGCACACCGTACGGCAGAGGAGATCCCGTCTTCCACTGAGGACGGATTAGCGGCGGTGACCGGGCAGCGCCCGCGCCCGCACCTGGAGGACTGAGTTGAGCCCCATCCGCTCCGCGACCATCGCGGCGCTCGCATCGGCCGTAGTGGCCACCACGCTCACCGGCTGCCAGTTTGGCGGGGCGGAGCAGGACACGAGTCCGATCGTGATCGCCGCCGACCTCGAACTCTCCGGCGCCGCCGCCCCGGTTGGGCGCGCATACCAGCGCGCGCTGGAACTCAAGAGGGACCAGTTGAACTCCTCCGGCGCACTGAACGGCCGGAAGATCGAGCTGAAGGTGAAGGACAACCGTTCCGACTCGGCCGAGTCACTTCGCAACATCGCCGACTTCAGCAGCGATTCACGCGTCAGCGCCATCATCATGGGTGGCTGCAACGAATGCGCGGTCGGTGCGGTCGGAACCATCAACGAGAAGCGGATTCCCACCATTGCGCTCGCCGCTTCCGGCGCGATCGCCAGCCCGGTCGCCGAACGGCGCTACATGTTCAAGCTGGGCCCCAACGCCCCGGACAGCGCGGCCGCACTGACCACCGAACTGCGCCGCAACAACATCCGCAAGGTGGGGATGCTCGTCAGCGACGACGACTATGGCCGGGAGGGCGCGACCGCACTCAAGAGCGAGCTGGACAAGGCCAACATCACGCTCCGCGAGCAGAAGGTCAAGACGACCGACACCGTCGTCAGCCAGCAAATCCAACTGCTCGCGTCGGGCAAGCCCGACGCGCTGGTCTTCTGGACCCCTCCGGAGCAGGCGACACTGGCCGCCACCAGCGCCCAGCAGACCACCTTCCGAGGGTCGCTCTTCTTCGACGCGAGTGCCGCCGGTGACCTCTTCCTCGGCGCGGCGGCCAGGGCGACCGAGCGGGCCACGATGATCTTCACCCAGACGATGGTGATCGACGACGTGATCGCGACCACACCGGCCAAAGCGGCGCGGCGGCAGTGGTTCCAGGACTACACCGCGCGCTTCGGCGGCTACAACGGTTCCTCGTCCTTCGCCGCGGACGCCGTCCAACTGATCGCCGACGCCGAACGTCGCGCCGGTGGCGAGGTCGGGAAGGTGAACCGCAACGGCATTCGGGACGTGCTCGAAACATCCCAGATGGACGGCCTGTCCGGCCCGATCCGGATGACGCCCGACAACCACAGCGGGCTGATGCCGCAGGCGCTCACCACGTTGGTCGCCCGCAATGGTCGTTGGCGGTTGGCGGGGTAGACGCTCCGCCTTTCATCTGGCGGGTTCGTCGGGTGCCGGGTGGGGGTGTGGCCGACCGTACCCGGCTCCGGGCGGTCAGGCTTGATCCCTCCGCCGGGCACGGTCGGCCACACCTCCGCGCGTGACTCTTGGACGAAAGGGCCGGCCTCCTGGTGGGAGGCCGGCCCTGCGCGTTCTTGGTGTTGATCTCTTCTGTTGGGTTAGCGGCTGCTGGTGGTTTCTCTCACCCAGGGCAGCGCGATCCGCTCGATCAGCAGGAGCGCCGAGTAGAGCAGGATGCTCACCAACGCCACCAACATGATCGCCGCCCACGCGGTGGCGGTGTCGCCCACTCCGGCGTACTGGAGGATCAGGTAGCCGAGGCCGCTCTCGCCGGCCTGGAACTCGCCGATCACCGCGCCGATCGCGGCCAGTGGCATGGCCACCTTGAGCCCGACGAAGATCTGCGGCAGCGCCGCCGGGAAGCGCACCTTGCGGAACGCCTGCCAACGGGAGGCGTTCCAGGAGCGCACCAACTCCGCCAGGTCCGCCGGCGTGGTGGTCAGCCCGGTCGCGGTGGAGAGCACGATCGGGAAGAAGCAGAGAAGGAACACCATGGTCAGGATCGGCTTCTGACCCCAGCCGAGCGCCACCACCAACAGCGGGCCCAACGTGATCTTCGGTACGGCGTTCACCGCGACCAGCAGCGGGGTGAACATCCGCTCGACCGTGCGGGAGCTGGCCAGGGAGAGTCCGATGAGAACACCGGCGGCCGCCGAGAGGGCGAAGCCGTAGAGGATCTCCAGCAGGGTGTCCCAGGTGTGCTCCAGCATCTGGGCGGGCTTGTCGATGAACGCGGCGAGCACGTCGCCGGGCGGTGGCAGAGCGGCCGGGTGGACCAGCTCCAGCCGGGCGATCAGCCACCACGCCGCCAGGGCGACCAGGAGGCCGGCCGCGGGCAGCAGCGCCGCCCCGGCCCCGGCGCGAAGACCGGCACCTCGACCCGCCCGTCCCGCCTCGCGGCCACTACCCGCGGGTGGAGGTGCCACCAGCGCCGGATCCGCCGACCGGACGTCGGTCATCTTGTCCTCCTCGAATTCCATGGCCCCCGGGGGCCGACGAGCGACGGGGGTACGTCCCACCGGAATCGGCGGGACGTACCCCCTGGTGACGACCGGACGATCAGGCCTTCGGCGCGAGGCTGAAGTCGATGATCTGCTCGGGGGTGATGTTCTGCTTGAGCGAGCCAGCGCCCTGCAGGATGGCGATGCTCTTGGCGACCCGACCGCTGTCCAGGGTGCCGATCGCGGTGCCGGTGTTGCCGGAACGGACGTACGCGGCCATCAGGTCCAGCTCCGCGGCAGCGGCAGCCGGGTTGGCGGCGTCGACGTTCTTCTTCAGGATCTCGCCGGCCTCCTTGGAGTTGGCCAGGCTGTACTCCAGGCCCTTGAGCAGCGCCGCGGTGAACCGCTTCACCATCTCGGGCTTCTCCTTGGCGATCTTCGAGGACGTGATCAGCACGTTGCCGTAGAGGTCCTGCATCACGTTGCTGTACGGCAGCATGACGGCCTTCTTCTTGGCCACCGACTCGATGGTCGGCTGACCGACGACGAACTGGCCGATGCCGTCGACCGAGCCCGAGGCCAGCGTGCCGATCAGGGCCTGCGCATCACCGTTGACCCAGGTCACCTTGCTCGCGTCCACACCGGCGAGCCGGGCGTACGTCGGGAAGAGGTTGCGGACCACGGAGCCGGGGGTGTCGGCGAGCTTCTTGCCCTCCAGGTCCTTCGGCGAGGCGATGCTCCTGCCCTCGAGCGTGGCGATGCCCGCCATGGTGCGCTGCTGGATGGCGGCCACCACGGTGAAGTCCTTCGCCTGGCCGTTGCCGACCTGGAGCAGGCTGCCGGTGAGGTCGACCGGGCCGAAGTCGGCCTGACCACCGACGATGGTCTGGATCACACCACCGGTGCCCTGACCGGCCTTGATCTCGACGTCGAAGCCGGCGTCCTTGAAGAAGCCCTTGTCCTTCGCCACCCAGGCGTAGGCGTCACGGCCGAACTGGCCGAAGGAGGTCAGGTAGGTCACCTTCTCCAGCGCCTTGCCGTCACCGCCCTTGGCATCGTCGGCCGAATCCGACCCGCTGCTGCAGGCGGAGACAAGGGCGAGGGCGGTGGCCAGCGCGGCCGTAGCGACCGTACGGGTCAGCCTTCTCATCAGTGCACCATGTCCTTTCCGACCGGGGCCGGCAGGCCACCGGAGGGGGTTGTCTTGACGGGCCGGCAGGAGGGGTGGAAGCCGGGCGTCGCTGTCGTGAGGGGACTCATCGCGCGCACAGCGTACGAGAAACCCACACTTGCGACGCCAGGCGTATCGGGTTGCGGAACGGGAACAACCTCATGACCACCCCGGACGGTGCGATACGTGGACAGGCCAGCTAGCCTTTGTCCGATTCCTGACCGTCCACTCAGCGGAGGTCCGCCGGAGATGATCCAACTGGCCGGGGTGTCGCGTACCTTCGAGGGCCGATCTGGCCGGGTGGAGGCGTTGCGTGGCATCAACCTCGACGTCGCCGAGGGCGAGTTCGTCGCCGTGCTCGGCCGTTCCGGCTGCGGCAAGTCCACCCTGCTGCGGCTGATCGCCGGGCTGCTCCCGCTGAGCGCCGGCGAGATCACCGTGGCCGGTACGCCGATCGCCCGCCCGCGCCAGGACATCGCCATGCTGTTCCAGAAGCCGGCGCTGCTGCCCTGGCGCACCGTGCTGGACAACGTCATGCTGCCGGTGGAGATCTTCGGCTGGAGCCGCGCCAAGCACCGCGAGCGGGCTCGGCAGCTGCTCGACGTGGCCGGGTTGGCCGGCTTCGAGAAGAGGCTGCCGCACGAACTCTCTGGCGGCATGCAACAGCGGGTGTCGCTGTGCCGGTCGTTGATCGGTGAGCCCCGGGTGATGCTGATGGACGAGCCGTTCTCGGCGCTTGACGCGCTCACCCGCGAGGAGCTCTCCGGCGAACTCCAGCGGGTGCACATGGAGAACAAGCCGACAATCGTCTTCGTCACCCACTCGATCGACGAGGCGGTGCTGCTCGCCGACCGGGTAGTCGTGCTGAGCCCCCGCCCCGGCCGGATCCGCAAGGTGGTCGACGTCAACATCCCCCGGCCCCGCACCCTGGGCCGCAACGCACACCTGGCCGATGTCGCCCAGGTCAGCGCCGACCTCCACGAGCTGTTGATGGAACGAGACCAACCGGCCCCGGCCGGTGCGGAAGGACGATGAGCATGCGGGTTTCGGTCTTCACCGAGCCCAACCGGGGCGCCAGCTACGACACACAGCTCCGCTTCGCCCGGCTGGTCGAGGCCTGTGGGTACGAGGGTTTCCTCCGTGCCGACCACTACCAGTCGATGGGCGCCGACCCGGGCCTACCCGGTCCGACGGACGCCTGGCTGACCCTCGCCGCACTGGCCCGGGAGACCGAGCGGATCCGGCTCGGCACCCTGGTGACGTCCGCCACCTTCCGACTGCCCGGCCCTCTCGCGGTGATGGTGGCGCAGGTCGACCAGATGAGCGGCGGACGGGTCGACCTCGGCATCGGCGCCGGCTGGTACGAGCGCGAGCACACCTCGTACGGCATTCCGTTCCCGCCGGTCGCGGAGCGCTTCGACCGGCTGGCCGAGCAGCTCGAAGTGATCACCGGGTTGTGGCGGACCCCGTCCGGCGAGACCTACAGCTTCACCGGCGACCACTACCGGCTGGTCGACGCCCCGGCCCTGCCCAAGCCGGTGCAGGTGCCCGGGCCACCGATCATCGTGGGCGGGCGCGGCCCCAAGCGCACCCCCGAGCTGGCCGCCCGGTACGCCGACGAGTTCAACATGCCGTTCAAGTCCGTGGCGGACACGGCCAAGGCGTTCGACCGGGTA
The nucleotide sequence above comes from Micromonospora luteifusca. Encoded proteins:
- a CDS encoding sensor histidine kinase, producing the protein MSTGPTTLPALGDSGRPTRRRLPRLRDARIRSKLALILVVPVAAVIALATVRLISVGEGAFDATQARSLTALSIDVSALTQDLQAERMAAAAYLATPQQPADAYNLRVRETQRQVDEYRAERGRVGEVPTALRDRLAAIDSHLSTLDGTRQEVLDRRQMAVAEAVLRYGVILTDLVAYGDGLAQLPGDESLSDSRRAVSAFARAKASVAEEEAVAFTALTAGQLDSEQFSSFVATLTSQQEALVAFSLAADPVQRALVDSTVSGDAVGLADRVATDITRSVGQRPLVTAQDATAAIGAVNDLMRWAEIQLQDRLFQQADQARADVIRQAVIESVLVLLTLIIAVSLAVVLARSLNHSLRRLREGALSVANHDLPDAVQRLQNMGSVGDGGVDEIVRQVRDPIQLNSRDEVGQVALAFNVVHREAVRVAAEQAALRTSVSAMFLNLARRSQTLVDRMIGELDAIERGEEDPKRLAQLFELDHLATRMRRNDENLLVLAGADSAVPRRDDALVVDVLRAAQSEVELYNRIEFGTVDTDISVAANAVNDVVRLVAELLDNATRFSPPNTTVVADGRRIRDYVLIQIEDRGLGLTDEQLDSLNRRLAAPPSVDVAAFRLMGLAVVSRLAARYGIRVELRRNVEGGTVAQVTLPAATVVLPTNRGREQVLSRPRQPMAVEQTPLTPVGHTEQLAGAATSAATLPDQWRTNAPAPAQWQSPLDSRDTTPAVQAGGYTGTRSTAPAAPAPVAPLPPARPAYSNGGGASMGSPTVAYPTIDSLPRRGSTADAADGRSAQGLPVGPVAGPGAVAPPAAPSVPAAPVSSRPEFPAEAPIFREMEAVWFRSHGDDATAIFTRPKFDEPPAPAAAPADAGLRTGNGRQPSAASVPAAAPARPPLPTRTPGNSNTDGSTAPATGGRGSATTGGLGTPPSYSPPPAARTAPAAPTAPAAPTAPAADPHAWRTAADEGWSRASQAAEPAPAGTTRSGLPKRVPQQQLVPGGIEPKSGRDRSRRTPDEVRGLLSAYHRGVQRGRTAGTDLNSTSTKESR
- a CDS encoding ABC transporter substrate-binding protein, which produces MSPIRSATIAALASAVVATTLTGCQFGGAEQDTSPIVIAADLELSGAAAPVGRAYQRALELKRDQLNSSGALNGRKIELKVKDNRSDSAESLRNIADFSSDSRVSAIIMGGCNECAVGAVGTINEKRIPTIALAASGAIASPVAERRYMFKLGPNAPDSAAALTTELRRNNIRKVGMLVSDDDYGREGATALKSELDKANITLREQKVKTTDTVVSQQIQLLASGKPDALVFWTPPEQATLAATSAQQTTFRGSLFFDASAAGDLFLGAAARATERATMIFTQTMVIDDVIATTPAKAARRQWFQDYTARFGGYNGSSSFAADAVQLIADAERRAGGEVGKVNRNGIRDVLETSQMDGLSGPIRMTPDNHSGLMPQALTTLVARNGRWRLAG
- a CDS encoding ABC transporter permease, whose product is MTDVRSADPALVAPPPAGSGREAGRAGRGAGLRAGAGAALLPAAGLLVALAAWWLIARLELVHPAALPPPGDVLAAFIDKPAQMLEHTWDTLLEILYGFALSAAAGVLIGLSLASSRTVERMFTPLLVAVNAVPKITLGPLLVVALGWGQKPILTMVFLLCFFPIVLSTATGLTTTPADLAELVRSWNASRWQAFRKVRFPAALPQIFVGLKVAMPLAAIGAVIGEFQAGESGLGYLILQYAGVGDTATAWAAIMLVALVSILLYSALLLIERIALPWVRETTSSR